GCCGGTGGCGAGTTCGTACAGCACGCAGCCCAGCGAGTACAGGTCGCTGCGCTGGTCGACCTCGTCCCCGCCTATCTGCTCCGGCGACATGTAGTGCGGGGTGCCCATGGCGACGCCGGTGCCCGTGAGCCGGGAGGTGAAGCCGACGTCGGCGCCGAGGCGGGCGATGCCGAAGTCGCAGATCTTCACCGTGCCCTCGGTCAGCCGCACGATGTTGGCCGGCTTCAGGTCCCGGTGCACGATGCCCTGCCGGTGGGTGTAGGCGAGGGCCGCGGAGACCTGCTCGGCGATGTCGACGATGTCCGGGACCGGCAGCGGATGCTGCTTGTTGTCCTCCAGGACCTGGCTGAGGTTTCGGCCCTGGAGCAGCTCCATCACCAGGAACAGCGCACCGTCCGCCTCACCGAAGTCGTGCACGACGGTCACCCCGCGGTGCTGCAGCGCGGCGGCCACCCGGGCCTCGCGGCGGAACCTCTCGCGCAGCACGCGCGTGAAGGACTGGTCGTGGTGCGGGCCGAGGGGTCTGAGACACTTGACGGCGACGTGCCGACCGAGCGACTCGTCGCGCGCCCGCCACACCTCACCCATGCCCCCGCGCCCGATCACCTCCAGCAGCCGGTACCGGCCCTGGATCAGTCTCGTCTCCCCCATCGCGTGCCGTCGCCCCCGTCACTGTGCTCGTCGCCCTCCCCTGGCCCGTCCAGTATGGCGACCTGTCGTTCGAGTTTGAACGGTGCCGGGCGGGCGGCCGGGCCGAGCCGGGCCATGGCGCGCAGGATGTGCTTCGGCGGCAGCTGCCAGCGCACGCGTGCGGGGACGGCGCGCAGCAGGGCGCCGGTGCGGCGCAGGCGGCGGGTGACGACGTCGGGTGCGGGGGCGGGACGGCCGTACAGCTCGTGGGCGTACGGCGGCAGGGAGGCGTACGCCAGCCCGGCGACCCGGCGCCACAGCAGTCCGCGCAGGGGTACGAGCACCCGGGGCACCGGCGGGCGGCGCAGGAACGCGTCGACCTCCCTGGCCCCGGCCCCGGCGGCGAGTTCGGGCCGGACCCGGTCGAAGTAGGCGGCCAGCTCGGAACGGTCGGCCGGTACGGCGTCCGGGTCGAGCCCGACCAGGCGGGCACCGGCACGCTGTTCGCGTATGTAGCGGTCGGCCTGGGCGTCGCTGAGCGGGTAGCCGGAGCGGCGCAGCACGTGCAGATAGGAGTCGATCTCGGCGCAGTGCACCCACAGCAGCAGGTCGGGGTCGTCGATCCGGTACTGCTCGCCGGTGTCCGGGTCGGTGGCGCGCAGCATGCTGTGGATCTTGCGGACGCGGGCGCCCGCCCGCTCGGCGGCCTCGGTGGTGCCGTAGGTGGTGGTGCCGACGAAGTTCGCGGTGCGCATCAGCCGACCCCAGGCGTCGCGCCGGAAGTCGCTGTTCTGCAGCACGCCGCGCACCGCGCGCGGGTGCAGCGCCTGGAGGTGGAGCGCGCGGATGCCGGCGACCCACATCATCGGGTCGCCGTGCATCTGCCAGGTCACGGACCGTGGGGTGAACAGCCCCGGATCACCCGCCATGCGGGCAGGCTAACGCCGTACCCGGAGCATGCACAGGCCGATCCCGAGATGATCTCGCGCTGGACCTCCTCGTGCCACCGTCGTAGGTGAAGGTCGCCGCAGAGCGGTGGGTGACCCGCGGTCGGCCCTGGTCCTGAGGGCACGGCGGTCCGGGAGGCCGGGCCGGCCCGGCGAGGGTCGGCACGCTCGCCCATGCGGCCCGCGGCACGCGGGTCGGGCTGGGGGCGGCCGGGTCAGCTCAGTGTGCCGAGGAACTCCGTGCAGGCCCGGGCCGAGGCGCGGCAGGCCGCCGCGGTGTCCTCGGCGGCGGGGTGGCCGTCGAAGACGTGCGCGGACTCCAGGCACACGGTGCGGCACCACTCCAGCTGCACGCGCAGGCCGTCCTCGTCGACGAGGGTCTGCTCGGACAGCATCCGGCAGGTCGCGTCGCAGACCTCCGCGCACATGATCCCCTTGCGGCGCAGGAGCTCCTGGTCCTCGGTCCCGTCCGGATCCACCAGGCTCGCGCGCAACGCGCACGCCCGCGCACACTCCGTGCACGCCTGCGCACAGGCGAACCGGTCTTCCAGGAACCGGATGACCTCCTGCTGCGAAGTCGTCGAAGTCGAAGTCACACCGCGCGGGTAGCCATGGCAGGCCCGGCCAAACCCGTGCGGGACGAAGGGTAGGGCCGTTTTTCCGCCGACGCTCGCGGGCACCCGGAAACACCCGACGAACGAGGGAGGTGGAAGGCA
This region of Streptomyces chromofuscus genomic DNA includes:
- a CDS encoding ferredoxin — translated: MTSTSTTSQQEVIRFLEDRFACAQACTECARACALRASLVDPDGTEDQELLRRKGIMCAEVCDATCRMLSEQTLVDEDGLRVQLEWCRTVCLESAHVFDGHPAAEDTAAACRASARACTEFLGTLS
- a CDS encoding oxygenase MpaB family protein; translation: MAGDPGLFTPRSVTWQMHGDPMMWVAGIRALHLQALHPRAVRGVLQNSDFRRDAWGRLMRTANFVGTTTYGTTEAAERAGARVRKIHSMLRATDPDTGEQYRIDDPDLLLWVHCAEIDSYLHVLRRSGYPLSDAQADRYIREQRAGARLVGLDPDAVPADRSELAAYFDRVRPELAAGAGAREVDAFLRRPPVPRVLVPLRGLLWRRVAGLAYASLPPYAHELYGRPAPAPDVVTRRLRRTGALLRAVPARVRWQLPPKHILRAMARLGPAARPAPFKLERQVAILDGPGEGDEHSDGGDGTRWGRRD